CACTGATGCCCAGATGGAGGCTTGCACAGTGACAGCTGGTGTGCCACTGCCTCTGGGCATCTTAGTCACCAATGGGCACAGATACCGGTGGTGTGGAACTGTGATGCCATGTTTACACTGGACACTTTAGCCAGACTGCAACTGTATTTAGTTGTCATAGTGTTTCCAACAATAAGACATCACATATTTTCTGTGATAAAAAGTGTTACTGGATTTTCCAGGGGAATAAGCTCTGGTAATATTTGCGTAAATAACATTTCTAATAGCCAAGGAGTAGTTTGAGGAAGAGTAACTTTTGAAACAGCTTTCCTTCCAAAAAGTGGAGAGTGGGACATCGTCACCCATAATCACTGCAACAGGAAACGAAAGGAAGGAAAGTTGTTTCAAAATGCAGCTTGACTTCTCTGGACGGACAAATGTTTTACCCATGGCGGGTAGGCACTTTCATAGCCAATGTGTGGGTTTATCACCAGGTAGTCGGTTTTACTTCATACTCTCAGTCTCGTCATACAACACAGTTGTGCCTGATTCCCAGTAAAGGACGTGGTGTCCCCATTGTATGACTGTACTGTCACCCAACACTATGTCTGGTgctggttgatctctctctccatcgctctctctctccctctctctgtttgtgtatgtgtgtgtgtgcccctcaTGCCTCGTTCACTGTGCCAGCACCTCATTAGCACTATATGTAAATGAATTGGCACCAGACCAGAGGGTCACAGCACAAAATGGAGACTGGATAATGACACAATgacacatctgtgtgtgtgtgtgtgtgtgtgtgtgtgtgtgtgtgtgtgtgtgtgtgtgtgtgtgtgtgtgtgtgtgtgtgtgtgtgtgtgtgtgtgtgtgtgtgtgtgtgtgtgcttgcgtgcgtgtgtgtgtgtgtgtaaatttcAATGCTTATAGACTGCACAGTGTCTAGTGCCAATGTAAAAAGAGAGAGCATCCCGTCAACCCAGTGGTGCTGGTGAATTTTAAATCCCATATCCTCTTTCCTTTAACCTTTATTACTGGGACATTGCTTGTGATATTGTTAAACAGTTGTTTCTCCTTGGAAGTCTTTAAATAGGAGTAATGCAGCATTTACTCCCCGGATAACAATGTTTAGATTAATGTGCAATCTCATAGAATTCCCCTCTTTCACAGTTCATAATGCCAATACAACATCTAGGCTCTTTAGCTGTCAATGTGAACAATTAACTatagttactacacacacacacacacacacacacactttccacaTGGCTTTATTTTATGATGCTGAGAACCTGCATATGATTCCACAACCCAAATGCATGTTCACCATTTGACCTTTGTCAGTGTCTTTCCATTCATaagtttgttgttgttttccctTCTTCTTTTCTGTCCACCTGTTTATTTTGTCCGTTCGTAAAAAGAGGCCGTTATTTCTCCCCTCAGGCGAGAGACGAAGACGGCCGTGGTGAGAAATTACCCCAGCACAGCTATTCTAAGGATACGCCCAGGCTTGTCTTCAAGACAAACAGCGATGTGCTTGTAAGGACTAAAACGTTTAACAAAGATAGAGTTTAAGTTTTTGATGGCTAGAAATGTAATGACATATTTTGATATTAATGACTGTTTGATGTGTTGAATAATGTAAAGAGGTTTGTTTTTAGAGAATGTACTGTTAGCCTTTAGTTATATATAAAACAATGACATTGATTTAAAGTGAATCACATACTTTTTTCATTCAAAttgttttattttctcattttcatTTTGCATTGTGTTAGATTCAGATGTTGTGTTCTCTCTTCATAGATCCATAATGAGGAATTTTCGGCCAATTTTGTCTTGACCATTGTTTTTGGTGacatttcaatacatttcaatCCAGTAATAGAATTGGACATGCGGTTCACATGTAAAGATTAGCTCTACAACATTGGCCATTTTCTATTTGAATCGTGTCAGGTTCAATGAATGCATTTACATGATTTGTGATGGAATATACCCACTTTGTTTTGCAAGCTTCATAAGATCATCATGATCCAGATATGGTACCCCCAGCAGATACTGGTCCCCATAATATAATTTCCCGAATAATACATTCCACCCCATCAGATATTGTTCCTCCAGCACATACTATCACACACAGTATCAGAAACTGTTCCCTTGCTGATCACTTTGTTAAGTGTTTAACCAGATGGTTAGCGAAATGGACAGGTTTTTAAAAACGCCTAAATTCTCTAGACAAACTAGAAATCAGTATTAtccccaaccaagccgcactgcttgttgacacaatgcccacttaacccagaagccagctgcaccattgTGTCaaaggaaacaccatacacctggcaaccgtgtcagcatgcattgcACCCAGGCTACCACAGGGGTCGCTGTGGTGAGGATATccctcccggccaaaccctcccctaaccagacaccgctgggtcaattgtgcgccaccccatgggtctcccggtcacagccagctgggacagagcctggactcaaacccagaatctctagtggcacagctagcactgcaatgtagtgccttagacaactgcaccactcgggaggcccaggtAGCTTGGTAATTACCTACAGCAAAGCAAATGGTTAAACCTAGCCAGAGCGACCGCCAGTATGATGGCTGTGGTTGAAATAAATGACCATAATTACATTAAACTGCAAACATCTTTGTGCAGGAGAGGaagtgagtagagagagaggaaaaataaCCCCATTAGGGTAATGCACAGTGAAATTTCACTCACAGTGCAGAAAGTCGTTAATTGCTCTCCATCTGTCTTCTTTTTTAGCCCAAGAAAATGTCAACACATTTATAATTTAAAATATCCAGGCTTACCATCATTGAACCCAACTCTCAGAGCAGTTTTcagacttaaaaaaatatatatggctCATTGTGTACCAAATGGACAGTTTAAAAAGAAGACTACTGATATCAAGGCTAAAGGGCTGACTATTGATCACTCACCTGTACGAGTACCGAGCTACAGtatcaacctggactcagggctAGACGTAACAATAATTTGTGGatatccatcatccatttcgtatgatatatAGAGAAACaaagtaagtagttgcaaagtttctaattagctaaaatgctaaagttgtccgtgatgagattcgaacacgtaaccttctgtcttattaTGTACctataccaaacgtaacatatcatactaatttgagtgtaccagatttttgtttactatgttacgtctagtctatgaaacCAGGCTGACAGTATATGGAACACTAGTCTTTGGTCCTGTAATGCTGCGCCACTATAACAGTAAAGAGCACTACAGATATGGTCTCTGATGGTCATATCTACATTATGACAGCCTTTCTAACAGTGGCCATTTGACTGAAATCTAGTGATGGAGGAGACCTCTGTTTAACATTAAAATCCAATTATAGATGAGATTGTCATTGACTGATTTGTCCATCTCTTTGACATGTGTGATCTGTCAGTTGAGAGACGGGGAAAGGATGGAAAAGAGAGATTAAAGAAGAGTGAATGAATCAGGGTGGCCTATCAACTGAGATCTAAGTACTTTATGGAAAATCTAGTTTTGTGAAAAATTAGGTACAAATCAATGAATCAGGCCAGGGTTCAGAGGAGGATGACACAAGAGTAGCATATTATTATGAGGGTTCCATGACCGTTCCAAATCTGAAGTTGccatgacgtgtgtgtgtttgcgtgcttgtgtgcgtgtTCAAATCTAATTTTGACTCAAGTGTGGCAGGCATATATGTGAGCTCTGAAACATCAAATGGTTAGGATCATAAAGatcatacagtacatgtatgtCTGTGAGCCGAACCTAATCGTCTTCCAGTAGCATCCCACAATTTATTAGCATTCAACAAGGGGGATATGGTATGTGTGATGGATGGACGTCGTTCATGGATCTGACAGCTGATTAATGCTTTAATTATCTTCAGTGAGTCGCTGTCACGTCCTTCTGAGCTGGGAGAGTGAGTTGTGTGCCCGGGCTGTACCCATCTCCCTGGCCCACCCATTGCCATCCACTCATTATCTCAGGTACACTAATGAAACTAACCGTATGGAAACGAACAGCCACGTGATGATTGAACATTCACAGTGAGCATTTTGGAAACTTTTGTAGCCAGTAAAAAATATCCTGGCATCACAAGGCCCTGGCATCCCACAGTGTTGACTAGCTGTGCCAGGCTGCTCCTCTGCCCTGTGTGTAATGCCCCCTGGGTAGTGTTCGATAATCACATTCCATTTAAACACAGTCAATTCCACTTTAATGCATTCAATTCTACTTGAATGCAGTCATGTCCATTTTAATGCAGTCAATTCATTAATCAGAATCTTTTTTATGCAATAAAAATATCCAAAACACTTATATTAAAGTTGCACACCAGTAGTGAATAGCGATGCATCATAGCACCCACCTAGGTGGTTCTCAGCAGCCATTTTCACCAGAACATGTCAAACTCCACCCAGCTGTCACTCTCACTTCCATGCCCCCTACTGGCAGCTTGTTCACTTGTCTCCGTCTGTCCATCTCACCCAGCCACCACATTCATCTACCCCCACTTATGATCATTCCTTACAGGGAAAACCTTTTACTTGAGGCTGTTATGTCCTGCGGCTGTGCCTGTGGCCACTGTCACACACGGCTCAGTGGATTCAGGTTTATCGGAGTGGTTCCTCCTTATGAAGGAAGTTTTAAGAGGTGAAAACCCCATGGCAGGTGTAAATGTGAATTACATGTCTGGACAAAGTGTTTTTCATTAAAAAGCTTTAAGTACGCCGATCCAGATTTGCACTCACGTTTAAAGCCAGTTGAAAGCTACTTCTTCCTCAAGTTGTAAGCATTTATCAAGATGCTACCATGTGTTGTACATTACCTGTACCTGAAGGGTCATAGTAGTGTGAAGTTAGTATGaaaatctctctgtctccctcactacaTATAGACTGTATATGTGCCATTATGCAATGGAAGCACAAAAATACAGATGGGTTTCAGTAATGTGGATACAAACATGCCATGCAGATGTACTTTTATTTACTtggtgtaacaaaacaaaatttgACCAGTTAATTTAATTACAATCCAGGTTTTAGTGTACCTAATCTGCAGATACTGTGTGAGGCTGAGAGATTACATTCTGCTTACCAAAGTTGTTTGAATAACCACATGGCAAAAGGGCAATGTTGCTGACTTTTTTAACTGCTTATGTGTTGTATCTGTAATGCATTCTACCTGATTATGTCTTTTGTCTTGTGTTTTGTGTTACAGGTGTGTGACTGGTGCAAACACATCCGCCACACCAAGGAGTACCTGGACTTTGGTGCTGGTGAACGGAGGCTGCAGTTCTGCAGTGCCAAATGCCTGAACCAGTACAAGATGGACATCTTCTACAAAGAGACTCAGGCGGCGCTGCCAGGGGGCCTGTGTAACCCAGGACACGGACCTGTGGAGGGCAAGTCGGAGAGCAGCACCGGGGCGCAGCTCCTCACCCCCGAGTCCTGGGGCACGCCCTTGGGTGACTTACGTCGCAAAGCCCCTTCCCCTGGGGGAAACCCCTCTGTGCCAGTCCCCTCCAGCTCCACCGCTGCCTCTCCCTCTGAGACAGGCACTGTCTGCTCCCCTTCCTCCAAAAACCCCACGCCCAGACCCCACGAGAGCCCCACCTTACCCCCTCCCTCACACCCCTCTCTGCACTCTCCCATGGGAGTCCCCTTGGGTAGCCCCCCAATGGTGATGACGCCCCGGGGACCAGTGCCCCTGCCCTTCTTCATGGAGCACCAGATGATGCAGCAGATGCGGCCACCTTTCCTCCGCCCACCTCCCCACGGCCCAGGCCCTAACAGCCCCCTGTCCAACCCCATGATCCCTGGCATCGGACCACCACCACCCCTGCCGAGAAACCTGGGTCCACCATCCAGCCCTATGCACAGGACACAGTTCTCACCCCACCACCATCCCTCTAACAACCCCAACCTGGGAGGGAACCCCCCAGGGATGATGCCACCCCATCCAGGCCTACACATACCCGGTTTTCCCTTCCACTCCAACATGATGCCAAACGGGCCCATGCTTATGCCACCCATGATGAACTTTGGTATGCCTTCCCTCGCCCCTCTGGTTCCCCCGCCAACCCTGCTGGTCCCTTACCCTGTAATCGTGCCCCTGCCGGTGCCCATCCCTATCCCCATACCCTTCCCCTACAACCCCAAGACCTCCAAGGACAAacccagcaacaacaacaaccccaTTCCCAGTGCATCAGGGGAGGACCacaggcccttctcccctggttCCTCCAGAGGGGATCACAAGTTTGGGCCCTCCAGTTCCGGGGTGCACTCCCCGGGCTTCTCTGGCTACAATCTGGCCCGCTTTGGCTCTGAGAGGAGTAGGACTGACGTGGTGGACCTGACCGTGAAGACTGAGAGTCCGGGGTGTGCCTCCACCACGGCCTCCCTTCCCGAGGGCGTGATCGACCTGACTCTGGGCCGGCGATCGCGGCTGCAGCAGGTCATCCAGCGGGTGGTGCCCAGTGTCCAGGTAAAGGTGGAACGAGATGGGGACTCAACCAGCCCCCCACCTTCTGGACCATCCCCTCTGAATGCCTCTGGGCAGGGGAAGGGGGACAGCAGCCTAGAGGACATGAGCCAGGAGGTCAGGGAGGCCATTAGTGACTCTCTGGAGCCAGGCTTCCTGCCTTGTAGCCAGGCCACATCACCATCCCCACAGCCAAACCAAAACTCCTACAATACCCAGCTAACAAATCACCCTGGCACACCACGGACCCAGCCCTGCAGCCCACCTGCCCCCTGTGATGTCATAGTAAATGGCAGCAGTCAACACACAGACGGCCCCAGCCGGAGCACACTACCCACACCTCTGTCTGACCCTGgccggagaggaggaggaggttgcgGCGAACCAGCCAACTGCGAGCTGGAGCTGGAGGCGCTGAAGGAGAACAGCTGCTTGGTGCCAGAGTGGGAACCAGGTAAGAGGGGCCCAAGTGAGGAGGCAGTGCAGGGGGGCACTTGGGAAGGCAAGCTGGAAGCCAACGGCAATCTTATGGATCTGGACGATGATGACGACCACGCCTATGCACTGCTGCCCAAGGCTGGCTGTGTCATCCAGCCCCTGCCAAAGCCCAGCGACAAGACGGCCATCGTGTCATGCAGCATCAGCGCTCCCCTGGCAGCAGGGGCAGGGAGCCCCGAGCTGGAGCCACCGCTAAAGAGGAGGTGCCTGCGAATACGCAATCAGAACAAATGAGGCAGAAAAGGTTGGTCTCATGGCGCCCTCTACTGAGGACCCAAGGTGGTCCCCCTCCCATCATCTCTGCCCTGTACCTGTCCCTAAGGGTGGTGTGGAAATATCACAAAAATATCAAACAGTCTGACAGTTTTTCAAAAAGGCCTTCAAAACATGAAGATGTCCGATTTAACTCTCTGTAGGGTATTTTGTGTTTGTGCTGCTTTGCAGCATATTTTGATGCAAGCAATTGCACTGTTTGATCATATTGTTTAAATATACAGACTTTTCTTCATCAAACATAAAATTACCTTTTTTGTCAGCATAGATGCAATGTTTCCCTGACCACTGCCATAGCTTTTGACATGATCTGAGAGTGGGTTCTGACAGAAATGTACAACCATGAAGGAAGATATACTCTTGATGTCAGGGTTGATAACCCGCTAATGTTACTTTAGTCAAGCGTGCAGCAGTAAATCTATTGGATCTGAGCGAAAAAGATGTCTGGTTGAAAAATTAGATCTGTAGAATGGGGATTCCCTTTGTCTGATCTAACATGTCTAATTCTGGATCCTCTTTCTCCTTTTCAGCTCAGACAGATTTCAGCTCAGACAGATGGCAGTAACTCCCCTACAGAATGAGGTATGCTGTTGAAGCTCTTGACAACACTAGCCTTCCACTATCCGCCCCTCGCTCCTCCACTCCATGAACCTCTCTCCCAGCCAACTAGCACTCCAAATTCTAGCCTTGTCACCCTAATCTTAAAAACTCGGCACAGGCCGACCACAATAACCCCTGGACCAGTGGAAGTGGGACTTGGAGGCATTCACCTTTAACCCAGACCAGACGTGTTATTTTCTCTTGAGACACATTCCTTTAGCCCacactgcccctctctcccttccttccaaAGCAAATGCTCTGTCAGATCTCTGCTGTCAGACTGATAAGCCACAATGCTAAGCCAATAGATTTACCAGCAGTTTTGTGTTTGCTGGAAGAGGCCTAAGGTAGCATTTCTAGCCAATCTGTTCCAAAGTGAAAGGTGTAGCATTTTTATGTGGCAAGAAAGTCAGGCTAAAGTCATCCCCACCCGCCCCCCACCTTTGCATGATCACAACCAGCACAAAATGCTAACCTCCAAACCCCATCCCACCATTGAGGGTGACAGGACATTTGTTTTGAACTGGAAACCAAAAAGAGACATCTCATAATGGAAGGTAACAATCAGAGGGAGACATTTTCTAAGCCTCACAGGTTGAGGAATAATAACAAGAAAAAGAGGAGCGGTGAAATCCTTGTGTTCTGACTGTAGCACACTCTATTCCTGGAGATACCAGGGGCCCCTTTGCATCACAGAACCTTTCTCTTGTGGAGCAGTGGGGATATCTCCACAATAAAAGGAGACCTTGGCACTATTGAACTGCTCATCTTCAGTGGGTTTCATGGTCATAAAAGACAAGAATTTTCAAGTTTATCCTCACTCACTGATTTGTGGACAACAGGGTAGAGACCTCACCAGCAAACGACGGTGGGTAACTGTGGACAATGTGCAATCTCTGCCAACGTGGAGGCTATTTTGCTTCTCTGCAAGCCCCTGGTCAGACAAAATCAGATGTGTAATTCTAATTGTAATCATCACGGCtgtatttacatttttaataCCGCAATGAAATTGATGATAATGATATATCTTCAGCCACATCTCTGATGTGTACAGTAAGGTTATGGTAATGATGTGACTTTCATCATGGAAGCAAAAATATGACTGCTGCTTATCACACCACAAAGGGATTGCGTCAATCGAGAGTTGAGACCACAGCCATTAGCATTGTTTCGTCACTAGTGCTCAGGGTCGTAATGTTGCACTAGGATTTATCATTGACAAGGGAAGCTGGCTCTCTTAAATCAAATTTGCTTGTCAGTCATAGATAATTCTCTGGAAACACTGGTCCAAACGTACTGTAGAACTATTTGTAAAGTCAAACTACTGAAACAAATTAATCAATTCTTTAATGAGTCAAAGATTTTGTCATATTTACATTATGATATGGGGAATCATCTCACTTCCCTGTCCTTCACcctgttcaaaatgttgtcatTTGCAAGTGTTAATCTGTCTGCATTATAACATTTTGGCAGTGTATATTTAGCTTCATTCTAGTGTATATTGCCGATAGACACTAAcagaccccccacacacactagtTGGTGCTCGGTGATCTGAAAGGACAGAGAGTCTATTGAGGGACATAATGACGAACCTTATGTATTATTACCCAAAATGAGTTGCACTTACAGTACATGTTGCCAAATTGGTGGGTAGTGTACCACATGGGGGTGTCAAAAAGGCTCTAAGTTTGTCAGTTGCACAGAAAAATTAGAAAGCATCATGTTGCTTGTCAGGTTCAAATAAAAGTATTTCTTTTGGTGCAAAGATTTCTCCCTATAGACTTCTGTCGACATAAAATTTGCTCTTTCGATTTTCATGCTTTATCTGTCCAGCCAAAATCTCCAGCTTCTTTGCCAACTTCTTTTTCCATCTCTCCCATTTCCCTTTGGGTCTGaaccctctttctcttcctctgaaCGCAGATGGGAAGTGTAATTCCACACACCAGCCAGAGCTATGGGTTGCATGTTTTATCACAAAAATGGGAGAGttacacacataaacatacacacacatgaatgcaTTTGCAGACACGCACAGCAACGACTCACCACCCTCCATGAtgtactctctcacacacgcacatgcacacacactgactaAAATGATGTTTAGAGAttcattctctctccttccatgtATGGTTCCAACTGCTCTATCTTGACTTCCTCACCGATGACAGTAGTGTTTGCCATTGTCTGTGTATGCCAGGCAGGTGGAACCAGAGACCAATGTTCAGATTAGAGACTTTTGACTCAAAGTAAGCACTGCAATACAATCTGCCGCATGGTAGTCAGGCATTTAGGCATCGCCTGTCCTGTGCCAAGACTAGGATTCTGTGTCACAGTAATTATTTTCTTGAATTTCCAgtcttaaaaataaatatatatactgtactagtcaaaagtttggacacacctacacattcaagggtttttcttaattttcttttactattttctacattgtagaataatagtgaagatatcaaaactatgaaggtacacatatggaatcatttggtaaccaaaaaagtgttaaacaaatcaaaaaatattttatatttgagattcttccaaagTAGCCGCCCTtcgcctcgatgacagctttgcacactcttggaattatcTCTACCAGCTTCattagtggcaggtagcctagtggttagacgttgggccagtaaccaaaaggtttatAGATCAAatcgagctgacaaagtaaaaatctgtcattctgcccttgaacaaggcagttaacccagtgttcctaggccgtcattgtaaataagaatttgttcttaactgacttgcctagttaaataaaggatcaaAAAtgtaggtagtcacctggaatgcatttcaattaacaggtgtttctgttaatttgtggaatttctttcattcttaatgcatttgagccaatcagttgtgttgtgacaatgtaggggtggtatacagaagaaagccatatttgttaaaagaccaagtccatttcatggcaagaacagctcaagtgagcaaagagaaatgacagtccattacagAAGATCAGTCAATcgggaaaatttcaagaactttgaatatttcttcaagtgcagtcgcaaaaaccatcaagcgctatgatgaaactgactctcatgaggtccaccacaggaaaggaagacccagaattacctctgctgcagaggataagttcattagagctaaCTGCATGTCAGAttggagcccaaataaatgcttcacagagttcaagtaacagacacatctcaacatcaactgttcagagaagactgtgtgaatcagaccttcaaggtcgaatttctgcaaagaaaccactactaaaggacaccaataataagaagtgacttgcttgggccgagacacacaagcaatggacatgagaccggtgtaaatctgtccttaggtctgatgagtccaaatgtgagatttttggttccaaccgccatgtctttgtgagatgcagagtaggtcaacggatgatctccgcatgtgtggttcccaccgtgaagcatggaggaggaggtgtgatcgtgtgggtgtgctttgcttgtgacactgtctgtgatttatttagaattcaaggcacacttaaccacagcattctgcagcgatgtgCCATCCCATTTAGTtttggcttagtgggactatcatttgtttttcaacaggacaatgacatctccaggctgtgtaagggctatttgaccaaggagagcagatgacctggcttccacaatcacctgacctcaacccaattgagacggtttgggatgaattggaccacagagtgaaggaaaagcagccaacaagtgctcagcatatgtgggaactccttcaagactgttgtaaaagcattcctcatgaacctggttgagagaatgccaagagtgtgcaaagctgtcatcaaggcattgttttgatttgttaaacacttttttggttactacatgattccatatgtgttatttcatagttttgatgtcttcactattatattctacaatgtaaaaaatcattttttttaaacccttgaatgagtaggtatgtccaaacctttgactggtactgtatatatatttttttacattttatccAGACTCGGCAACCTAGCCTTTTGCAGTCATCCTACTGCACACTCAAAGAGAAGCAGGTAATTTGCAAACAAATATCTTTTGCACTGACTAATCCTCAATGATTTCAACCAAAATTAGAGATCACATAGGAAACAGAGATAATGAGGAATCATTTCCATTCTTtcattcacttttacttgaccTCATCACCATATGTGCGAACCAGAGATACTTCGACAAATATAGCCTTGAAACTGGAAACTTGTAGTGTCTGCGGTTCTTGACAGATGTTGGAGACAGTTGAAACTGAGACAATGAAACAGGTCGCGCTTCTGTCTGACAGCAGAAATGTGTGTCTGGgtctatgtgtgcatgtgtgtgttcaacTGATTTCAGCCGACCACTGCTGCCATTGTCTGTTGGACTGGAGGCATCTCAGTAAAATATAAATAACTGTGTGGAGATAAGAATGGCCACTAGGTGTCAGGGTAGGTATTCTTTGCTGCGAACACAGTTGAACTGAAAATATTCACAACTATGATTTTGGAAGCACTTCCACAGACCTTTGATGCATAGTGGCCCTGACGCATAGTCCCCCTCACCCTAACATAccgacaataccacacacacacaccttaatatCGCCTTCATCGTTGTGACCGAAAGGCCAATTCACCCCTCCAGTGCCAGCATCGTCAGTCTTGCAAATGCTACTTAAAGGAATGAAGTGGAAATAACTGTCTATTTCATTGGGGAGAGATGAAGAATAAAAGCAAAAATCCAGCACCCATTTAATGGAATTAAATAGGCTAGGTCAACAGCCTAAGATATGCAATGACAACTTCCTATTCAAAATCTTGATAGAGAGTAGAAATACTAAACTAAACAAAAACATGACATTTCTCATGTCACTTTTCAAACGTGAACAGAAAATCTGCCTTAACTCTCACTTGTGTACTCTACAGTGCAGACGATGATGCTCGCTTGTAAGACTCCCCACTTTGTACAAAATAAAATGGACAAAAAACAACTTTGTTATGTTGCTAGTGTTGATGTATAGATGATCAGCTTTCTGTGACTTGTATAAACCCAACCCTCACATTTTGTTAAAGGACCCTTCTTCCTACACCACCAACAAACATCCTCCTTCCCCTTCTATGTTTTATCTAGTGGTGAATTATCAACCTTTGTGTACATTTTATAGTATTATTTAATTAAAGTGAAGAAAACTGCAAGAAATGGATATAACTGTTGTCTTTTTATTATGAAG
This genomic stretch from Oncorhynchus kisutch isolate 150728-3 linkage group LG7, Okis_V2, whole genome shotgun sequence harbors:
- the sobpa gene encoding sine oculis-binding protein homolog A isoform X4, which gives rise to MAEMEKEGRPPENKRSRKPAHPVKREINEEMKSFAENTMNELLGWYGYDKVDLRDQDNIDIRNYPDGETHPHISVLKENSLPKIPGGSGENSDVSPNQANSSHSTPTLRNGVTESSTTPSTSTPSTREHGNMPIIVPLIPPPMIKPPADEDVSNVQIMCAWCQKVGVKRYSLNMGTELKSFCSEKCFAACRRAYFKRNKARDEDGRGEKLPQHSYSKDTPRLVFKTNSDVLVCDWCKHIRHTKEYLDFGAGERRLQFCSAKCLNQYKMDIFYKETQAALPGGLCNPGHGPVEGKSESSTGAQLLTPESWGTPLGDLRRKAPSPGGNPSVPVPSSSTAASPSETGTVCSPSSKNPTPRPHESPTLPPPSHPSLHSPMGVPLGSPPMVMTPRGPVPLPFFMEHQMMQQMRPPFLRPPPHGPGPNSPLSNPMIPGIGPPPPLPRNLGPPSSPMHRTQFSPHHHPSNNPNLGGNPPGMMPPHPGLHIPGFPFHSNMMPNGPMLMPPMMNFGMPSLAPLVPPPTLLVPYPVIVPLPVPIPIPIPFPYNPKTSKDKPSNNNNPIPSASGEDHRPFSPGSSRGDHKFGPSSSGVHSPGFSGYNLARFGSERSRTDVVDLTVKTESPGCASTTASLPEGVIDLTLGRRSRLQQVIQRVVPSVQVKVERDGDSTSPPPSGPSPLNASGQGKGDSSLEDMSQEVREAISDSLEPGFLPCSQATSPSPQPNQNSYNTQLTNHPGTPRTQPCSPPAPCDVIVNGSSQHTDGPSRSTLPTPLSDPGRRGGGGCGEPANCELELEALKENSCLVPEWEPGKRGPSEEAVQGGTWEGKLEANGNLMDLDDDDDHAYALLPKAGCVIQPLPKPSDKTAIVSCSISAPLAAGAGSPELEPPLKRRCLRIRNQNK
- the sobpa gene encoding sine oculis-binding protein homolog A isoform X1 — protein: MAEMEKEGRPPENKRSRKPAHPVKREINEEMKVRAERAHPWAGKAGDLHGNPPYSMSFAENTMNELLGWYGYDKVDLRDQDNIDIRNYPDGETHPHISVLKENSLPKIPGGSGENSDVSPNQANSSHSTPTLRNGVTESSTTPSTSTPSTREHGNMPIIVPLIPPPMIKPPADEDVSNVQIMCAWCQKVGVKRYSLNMGTELKSFCSEKCFAACRRAYFKRNKLGYVRNYSARDEDGRGEKLPQHSYSKDTPRLVFKTNSDVLVCDWCKHIRHTKEYLDFGAGERRLQFCSAKCLNQYKMDIFYKETQAALPGGLCNPGHGPVEGKSESSTGAQLLTPESWGTPLGDLRRKAPSPGGNPSVPVPSSSTAASPSETGTVCSPSSKNPTPRPHESPTLPPPSHPSLHSPMGVPLGSPPMVMTPRGPVPLPFFMEHQMMQQMRPPFLRPPPHGPGPNSPLSNPMIPGIGPPPPLPRNLGPPSSPMHRTQFSPHHHPSNNPNLGGNPPGMMPPHPGLHIPGFPFHSNMMPNGPMLMPPMMNFGMPSLAPLVPPPTLLVPYPVIVPLPVPIPIPIPFPYNPKTSKDKPSNNNNPIPSASGEDHRPFSPGSSRGDHKFGPSSSGVHSPGFSGYNLARFGSERSRTDVVDLTVKTESPGCASTTASLPEGVIDLTLGRRSRLQQVIQRVVPSVQVKVERDGDSTSPPPSGPSPLNASGQGKGDSSLEDMSQEVREAISDSLEPGFLPCSQATSPSPQPNQNSYNTQLTNHPGTPRTQPCSPPAPCDVIVNGSSQHTDGPSRSTLPTPLSDPGRRGGGGCGEPANCELELEALKENSCLVPEWEPGKRGPSEEAVQGGTWEGKLEANGNLMDLDDDDDHAYALLPKAGCVIQPLPKPSDKTAIVSCSISAPLAAGAGSPELEPPLKRRCLRIRNQNK